One window of Nymphaea colorata isolate Beijing-Zhang1983 chromosome 1, ASM883128v2, whole genome shotgun sequence genomic DNA carries:
- the LOC116259864 gene encoding calmodulin-interacting protein 111, which translates to MSGKQKRPAKTPSPRPSRSPVTTPGADADDARTSAALAEARLRFPSFVSSSAFAVQVTEIEPQTKFPGASIWVSESAMMSSKLRSGVLVSVSLPAFKEDAIDVFPLDSLSSACGERFNLEVGDGLGDEAGNLFALATVFPSSKVPKNGAKVSWSLSCTIGNPPIGRIAFVSRVEIHDYDGNIGDFQPSGASHVLLCKCVDLHLKFIPSRSSTVAEKQMVSSVAVESKRGEDGRLLSPKTPLIRRSKLQSFGSPLSEDVSNRSKEHSSLVVPEHDISIAKMDASSISSILEDEKMKELLQLVSRRWLLSRVLLPGNLVSIPISGHMCFFRVDATNHHLACKTGKELHHFDHNLVKTVFLVVSETTAHLFSSTPASMLENRDVRRSEKSSDKKQDNEKEDFSISKLGGLSKEFETIQEIINFSLIKRDTLSRMGILPTKGILLHGPPGTGKTSLACACVHHAGVNVFCINGPEVVSQYYGESEQALHAIFETARQAAPSVVFIDELDAIAPARKDATEDLSQRMVAALLNLMDGAMRSDGVLVIAATNRPDSIDPALRRPGRLDQEIEIGVPSPNQRGEILHCILKGMSHSLLDSEIVSLASSTHGFVGADLAALCNEAALCALDRYIKLSSTHGGGNTALFYKTDLVSSFSHLSVSSPFSSDDDKQHMHNTTLENDCSASGRAEQEAYLARESSLSVTIHDFEKARAKVRPSAMREIMLEIPKVSWDDIGGQQEVKQQLIEAVVWPQRHQDAFKRIGAPPPAGVLLFGPPGCSKTLMARAVASEARLNFLAVKGPELFSKWVGESEKAVKSLFSKARAAAPSIIFFDEIDGLAVVRGHDGDGASVADRVITQLLVELDGLHQRVGVTVIAATNRPDKIDSALLRPGRFDRLLYVGPPNKKDREDIFHIHLRRMPCNSDVSISDLAEWTEGFTGADISMVCREAAIAALEENIDALNVSRSNFETALQRVPSSKSESYPELSKKFQRLVASISVGDR; encoded by the exons ATGTCGGGAAAGCAGAAAAGGCCCGCCAAGACGCCCTCTCCCAGGCCTTCACGATCACCTGTGACGACTCCCGGCGCCGATGCAGATGATGCCCGGACGTCGGCAGCGCTCGCAGAAGCTCGGTTGCGCTTCCCGTCCTTTGTTTCGAGCTCTGCGTTTGCCGTACAGGTTACCGAGATCGAACCGCAGACAAAGTTTCCCGGTGCGAGCATTTGGGTCTCGGAATCCGCCATGATGTCGTCCAAATTACGCAGTGGCGTGCTTGTCTCG GTTTCGCTTCCTGCATTCAAAGAGGACGCTATAGACGTTTTCCCGCTTGATTCATTGTCAAGTGCGTGCGGTGAGCGGTTCAATCTTGAGGTCGGTGATGGATTAGGTGATGAAGCAGGCAATCTCTTCGCCCTCGCTACTGTTTTCCCTTCGTCTAAG GTTCCGAAGAATGGGGCCAAAGTTTCTTGGAGCTTATCTTGCACCATTGGCAATCCTCCCATTGGAAGAATTGCATTTGTCTCTCGTGTTGAAATACACGATTATGATGGAAATATAGGTGATTTCCAGCCTTCAGGAGCCTCCCACGTCTTGCTTTGCAAATGCGTGGATCTTCATCTTAAGTTTATTCCTTCAAGGTCTAGCACCGTTGCGGAGAAGCAAATGGTATCGTCGGTTGCAGTTGAATCGAAACGCGGGGAGGATGGGAGGTTATTGTCTCCAAAGACGCCGTTGATTAGGCGATCGAAACTCCAATCTTTCGGGTCTCCTTTATCAGAAGACGTGTCGAACAGAAGTAAGGAGCATTCATCGCTTGTGGTCCCCGAACATGATATTTCTATAGCGAAGATGGACGCATCTTCCATTTCAAGCATCTTAGAAGATGAAAAGATGAAGGAGCTTCTGCAACTTGTTTCACGAAGATGGTTGCTTTCACGTGTATTACTACCTGGTAATCTTGTGTCGATCCCAATATCTGGCCACATGTGTTTCTTCAGAGTTGATGCTACGAATCACCATTTGGCCTGCAAGACCGGCAAAGAGTTACATCATTTTGATCATAATTTGGTAAAAACTGTATTCTTGGTTGTCTCTGAGACGACTGCCCATTTATTTTCGTCTACTCCTGCCTCTATGTTAGAGAACCGTGATGTGAGAAGGTCAGAAAAAAGTTCTGACAAGAAACAAGATAATGAAAAGGAAGATTTTTCTATATCTAAACTTGGTGGCCTGTCAAAAGAATTCGAAACCATACAAGAAATAATCAATTTCTCATTGATCAAGCGAGATACCCTGTCAAG GATGGGAATACTGCCAACAAAAGGAATTCTGCTTCATGGACCACCTGGTACAGGAAAAACATCATTGGCTTGCGCCTGTGTTCATCATGCAGGTGTCAATGTCTTCTGTATCAATGGGCCTGAGGTCGTCAGTCAGTACTACGGAGAAAGTGAACAAGCGCTTCATGCAATATTTGAAACTGCAAGACAGGCTGCCCCTTCAGTG GTATTTATAGACGAATTGGATGCCATTGCTCCAGCCCGAAAAGATGCCACTGAAGACCTTTCACAAAGAATGGTTGCTGCGTTGTTGAACTTGATGGATGGGGCTATGAGAAGTGATGGTGTCCTTGTAATTGCTGCAACTAATCGTCCTGACAGCATTGATCCAGCTTTAAGGCGACCAGGAAGGCTTGACcaagaaattgaaattg GTGTACCATCTCCAAATCAGAGAGGTGAAATACTGCATTGCATTCTCAAAGGAATGAGCCATTCACTTCTTGATTCAGAGATTGTGTCTCTTGCTTCAAGTACACATGGATTTGTGGGTGCTGACCTTGCTGCTCTTTGCAATGAAGCAGCACTATGTGCTCTTGACCGTTACATCAAATTGAGCAGTACGCATGGAGGTGGAAATACTGCTTTGTTTTATAAGACAGATCTCGTTTCATCATTCTCACACTTGTCTGTTTCATCACCATTCTCTTCTGATGATGACAAACAACACATGCATAATACTACTCTCGAAAATGATTGCTCTGCCAGTGGACGTGCAGAACAGGAAGCTTACCTGGCCAGAGAATCCTCACTCAGTGTGACCATTCATGACTTTGAAAAAGCAAGGGCAAAAGTGAGACCCAGTGCCATGAGGGAG ATCATGCTAGAGATACCTAAGGTTTCCTGGGATGATATTGGTGGACAACAGGAGGTCAAACAACAACTAATTGAAGCTGTAGTTTGGCCCCAGAGACACCAAGATGCCTTTAAGCGTATAGGGGCACCTCCACCAGCAGGTGTTCTGTTGTTTGGGCCCCCAGGTTGCAGTAAAACGCTAATGGCCAGGGCAGTAGCTTCTGAAGCAAGGCTGAACTTTCTGGCAGTTAAGGGTCCAGAACTCTTCAGCAAGTGGGTTGGTGAATCTGAAAAGGCTGTTAAGTCATTATTTTCCAAGGCGAGAGCAGCTGCTCCATCAATCatattttttgatgaaattgatgGTCTTGCTGTTGTTCGTGGTCATGATGGTGATGGGGCATCAGTTGCTGATAGAGTGATAACTCAACTTCTTGTTGAATTAGACG GTTTGCATCAGAGGGTTGGTGTGACTGTCATTGCAGCAACCAATCGACCAGACAAGATTGATTCTGCACTTCTACGTCCAG GACGGTTCGATAGGTTGCTTTATGTTGGACCCCCCAATAAAAAGGACAGGGAAGATATATTCCACATTCATCTGCGCAGAATGCCTTGTAATTCTGATGTTAGCATATCAGATCTTGCTGAATGGACTGAAGGTTTCACTGGAGCAGATATCTCCATGGTCTGCCGTGAAGCAGCCATTGCTGCATTAGAG GAGAATATTGATGCATTGAACGTATCAAGGTCCAATTTTGAGACTGCACTTCAAAGAGTGCCTTCTTCAAAGTCGGAGTCATACCCAGAGTTGTCAAAGAAATTTCAGAGACTTGTAGCGAGCATCAGTGTTGGAGATAGATGA
- the LOC116259871 gene encoding uncharacterized protein LOC116259871 codes for MALFSRSRALASRLFGRPVAFRRFSSTDAPKGGARIDHGGYHLNGAPSFMRGTVFWEPGKPLTIEEFQMPRPKAGEVLIKTKACGICHSDLHVIKGELPFSAPCVVGHEITGEIVEHGAHTDAGVIRRFPVGSHVVGAFIMPCGNCHFCVKGQEDICESFFAYNRSKGTLYDGETRLFLRGSGKPVYMYSMGGLAEYCVVPANALALLPDSLPYAESAILGCAVFTAYGAMRHAADLRAGDAVAIIGIGGVGTSCLQIARAFGASEIIAVDVQDDKLQNAKKLGATHTVNAAKENVADRIREITRGMGVDVAVEALGKPLTFMQTVQSVRDGGKAVMIGLSAAGAVGEVDINRLVRRQVKIIGSYGARARQDLPMLVKLAETGIFNLEAAVSRKCKFEEATAAYDDLNHGKIIGRAVVEIM; via the exons ATGGCGCTCTTCTCTCGTTCCCGCGCACTCGCCAGCAGGCTTTTCGGCCGTCCCGTGGCTTTCCGGCGGTTCTCATCCACCGACGCTCCGAAGGGAGGCGCGAGGATCGATCACGGCGGGTACCATTTGAACGGCGCCCCTTCCTTCATGCGCGGCACGGTGTTCTGGGAGCCGGGAAAGCCGCTCACCATCGAGGAGTTTCAGATGCCCCGCCCCAAAGCGGGCGAGGTTCTCATCAAGACGAAAG CTTGTGGAATATGCCATTCGGATCTGCATGTCATTAAGGGTGAACTTCCTTTTTCGGCTCCCTGTGTTGTGGGTCATGAAATAACTGGAGAGATTGTGGAGCATGGAGCACATACTGATGCTGGCGTGATAAGAAG ATTTCCTGTTGGCTCTCATGTAGTTGGAGCATTCATAATGCCATGTGGTAATTGTCATTTTTGTGTGAAG GGCCAAGAGGACATATGTGAGTCATTCTTTGCATATAACAGATCAAAGGGAACACTATATGATGGTGAAACTCGACTATTTTTGCGTGGCAGTG GAAAACCAGTGTACATGTACAGTATGGGGGGTCTTGCAGAGTACTGTGTAGTTCCAGCTAATGCATTAGCGCTTCTTCCTGATTCACTGCCATACGCAGAATCAGCTATCCTAGGATGTGCAGTTTTCACAGCCTATGGTGCCATGAGACATGCTGCAGATTTGCGTGCTGGTGATGCTGTTGCTATTATTGGCATTGGTGGAGTTGGAACAAG CTGTTTGCAGATTGCACGAGCCTTTGGCGCTAGTGAGATTATTGCAGTTGATGTTCAGGATGATAAACTGCAGAACGCAAAGAAGCTTGGGGCAACTCACACCGTCAATGCAGCTAAAGAAAATGTTGCTGATAGAATAAGG GAAATAACTCGTGGGATGGGTGTCGATGTTGCTGTTGAAGCATTGGGAAAGCCATTGACATTCATGCAGACTGTACAAAGTGTAAGAGATGGAGGAAAAGCTGTAATGATTGGACTTTCTGCAGCTGGTGCAGTTGGGGAGGTAGATATAAATCGCCTAGTTCGGCGGCAG GTCAAGATTATTGGTTCATATGGTGCTAGAGCAAGACAAGATCTTCCAATGCTTGTGAAACTCGCTGAAACTGGAATTTTCAATCTTGAGGCTGCAGTGTCAAGGAAATGCAAATTTGAGGAAGCTACAGCTGCATATGATGATCTCAACCATGGAAAGATCATAGGCAGAGCAGTTGTCGAGATAATGTAA